In the genome of Streptomyces globosus, one region contains:
- the hemC gene encoding hydroxymethylbilane synthase has product MNSRSDQPLRLGTRRSKLAMSQSGHVADAVRAVTGRSVELVEITTYGDVSREHLAQIGGTGVFVTALRDALLRGDVDFAVHSLKDLPTTQPEDLVIAAMPLREDPRDALVARDGLTFAELPDGARVGTGSPRRTAQLHHYARTLGKRIETVAIRGNVDTRIGFVHSGELDAVVLAAAGLNRIGRSGEVTDHLSVDSVLPAPGQGALAVECLASDADLIAALGKLDDPHTRAAVTAERSLLAALEAGCSAPVGALADLLADGQIVNEMRLRGVVGTLDGATLVQLSTTGPVPQSHDEAMALGRELADEMLAKGAAGLMGERSL; this is encoded by the coding sequence ATGAATTCACGCTCCGACCAGCCCCTCCGGCTCGGCACGCGGCGCAGCAAGCTCGCCATGTCCCAGTCGGGGCACGTCGCCGACGCGGTGCGCGCCGTCACCGGCCGGTCCGTCGAGCTCGTGGAGATCACCACCTACGGCGACGTCTCCCGCGAGCACCTCGCGCAGATCGGCGGCACCGGCGTCTTCGTCACCGCCCTGCGCGACGCCCTGCTGCGCGGCGACGTCGACTTCGCCGTGCACTCCCTCAAGGACCTGCCGACCACGCAGCCCGAGGACCTCGTCATCGCGGCCATGCCGCTGCGCGAGGACCCCCGCGACGCGCTCGTCGCCCGCGACGGCCTGACCTTCGCGGAGCTGCCCGACGGCGCCCGCGTCGGCACCGGCTCGCCCCGCCGCACCGCCCAGCTCCACCACTACGCCCGCACCCTCGGCAAGCGCATCGAGACCGTCGCCATCCGGGGGAACGTCGACACCCGCATCGGCTTCGTGCACAGCGGCGAGCTCGACGCAGTCGTCCTCGCCGCCGCCGGCCTCAACCGGATCGGCCGCAGCGGCGAGGTCACCGACCACCTGTCGGTCGACAGCGTCCTGCCCGCACCCGGCCAGGGAGCCCTGGCCGTCGAGTGCCTCGCGTCCGACGCGGACCTCATCGCCGCCCTCGGCAAGCTCGACGACCCGCACACCCGGGCCGCCGTCACCGCCGAGCGGTCCCTGCTCGCCGCCCTGGAGGCCGGCTGCAGCGCCCCCGTGGGCGCGCTCGCCGACCTTCTGGCCGACGGGCAGATTGTCAATGAAATGCGCCTGCGCGGCGTCGTCGGCACCCTCGACGGCGCGACGCTCGTGCAGCTGTCCACCACCGGTCCCGTGCCCCAGTCGCACGACGAGGCCATGGCGCTCGGCCGCGAACTCGCGGACGAGATGCTGGCCAAGGGCGCGGCCGGTCTGATGGGGGAGCGATCCCTTTGA
- a CDS encoding uroporphyrinogen-III synthase, whose protein sequence is MNPSRPTTSALPVAAAGHGHVTFLGAGPGDPGLLTLRAVEALAAADVLIAEPEVLEVVRTHARAGVDTPQLTIADEASAAAGVPVIRDAANLVMEAARSGKRVVRAVTGDPGLDGNAASEMLACAGEGIPFEVVPGVATAVGVPAYAGVPLRGEQGADVRFVDARNASAQCWSEVGSGHGVVVVSATLETVPAACAELVAAGRAGDTPLTVTVGGTTTRQRTWNATLGTIAQVFKQGKVLPSPEGTRPVIAVVGEQGAAARREELAWFESKPLFGWRVLVPRTKEQAASLSDQLRSYGAVPHEVPTIAVEPPRTPQQMERAVKGLVTGRYEWIAFTSVNAVKAVREKFEEYGLDARAFAGIKVAAVGEQTAAALVEFGVKPDLVPSGEQSAAGLLEDWPPYDPVFDPIDRVFLPRADIATETLVAGLIELGWEVDDVTAYRTVRASPPPADTREAIKGGGFDAVLFTSSSTVRNLVGIAGKPHNVTVIACIGPATAKTAEEHGLRVDVLSPEPSVGKLAEALAEYGAARREAAKEAGESVSRPSERRPGARRRRTT, encoded by the coding sequence TTGAACCCCTCACGTCCCACCACCTCCGCTCTCCCCGTCGCCGCCGCCGGGCACGGGCACGTCACCTTCCTCGGTGCGGGCCCCGGCGACCCGGGACTGCTGACGCTGCGCGCCGTCGAGGCGCTCGCCGCCGCGGATGTGCTCATCGCGGAGCCCGAGGTGCTCGAGGTCGTCCGCACGCACGCGCGCGCCGGAGTGGACACGCCACAGCTGACGATCGCTGACGAGGCGTCAGCGGCCGCCGGAGTACCGGTGATCCGGGACGCCGCCAATCTTGTCATGGAGGCCGCGCGCTCCGGCAAGCGGGTCGTCCGTGCCGTCACCGGCGACCCCGGCCTCGACGGCAACGCCGCCTCCGAAATGCTCGCCTGCGCCGGCGAGGGCATCCCCTTCGAGGTCGTGCCCGGCGTCGCCACCGCCGTCGGCGTCCCCGCCTACGCGGGCGTCCCGCTGCGCGGCGAACAGGGCGCCGACGTCCGCTTCGTCGACGCCCGCAACGCCTCCGCGCAGTGCTGGAGCGAGGTCGGCTCCGGCCACGGCGTCGTCGTCGTCTCCGCCACCCTGGAGACCGTCCCCGCCGCCTGCGCCGAGCTCGTCGCCGCCGGCCGCGCCGGCGACACCCCGCTCACCGTCACCGTCGGCGGCACCACCACCCGCCAGCGGACCTGGAACGCCACCCTCGGCACCATCGCCCAGGTCTTCAAGCAGGGCAAGGTCCTGCCCTCCCCCGAGGGCACCCGCCCGGTGATAGCCGTCGTCGGCGAGCAGGGCGCCGCCGCCCGCCGCGAGGAGCTCGCCTGGTTCGAGTCGAAGCCGCTGTTCGGCTGGCGGGTGCTCGTCCCCCGCACCAAGGAGCAGGCCGCCTCCCTCTCCGACCAGCTCCGCTCCTACGGCGCCGTGCCGCACGAGGTCCCCACCATCGCCGTGGAGCCGCCGCGCACCCCGCAGCAGATGGAGCGCGCCGTCAAGGGCCTCGTCACCGGCCGCTACGAGTGGATCGCCTTCACCTCGGTGAACGCCGTCAAGGCGGTACGCGAGAAGTTCGAGGAGTACGGGCTCGACGCGCGCGCCTTCGCCGGCATCAAGGTCGCAGCGGTGGGGGAGCAGACCGCCGCCGCCCTCGTCGAGTTCGGCGTCAAGCCCGACCTCGTGCCGAGCGGCGAGCAGTCCGCCGCCGGACTGCTGGAGGACTGGCCGCCGTACGACCCGGTCTTCGACCCGATCGACCGCGTCTTCCTGCCGCGCGCCGACATCGCCACCGAGACCCTCGTCGCCGGGCTGATAGAGCTCGGTTGGGAGGTCGACGACGTCACCGCCTACCGGACCGTGCGCGCCTCGCCCCCGCCGGCGGACACGCGCGAGGCGATCAAGGGCGGCGGCTTCGACGCCGTGCTCTTCACCTCGTCCTCGACGGTGCGCAACCTCGTCGGCATCGCCGGCAAGCCGCACAACGTCACCGTCATCGCCTGCATCGGCCCGGCGACCGCCAAGACCGCCGAGGAGCACGGCCTCCGCGTCGACGTCCTGTCGCCGGAGCCGAGCGTGGGCAAGCTCGCCGAAGCCCTCGCCGAGTACGGCGCGGCGCGCCGCGAGGCCGCCAAGGAGGCCGGCGAGTCGGTGTCCCGGCCGAGCGAGCGCCGGCCGGGGGCGCGGCGGCGCCGGACGACCTGA
- the hemB gene encoding porphobilinogen synthase, which yields MSAYGSFPGSRPRRLRTTPAMRRMVAETRLHPSDLILPAFVREGLSEPLPIKAMPGVVQHTRDTLRKAAAEAVEAGVAGIMLFGVPADENKDALGTAGTEPDGILQVAIRDVKAEVGDDLVIMSDLCLDEYTDHGHCGVLDAQGRVDNDATLERYAEMAQVQADAGVHVVGPSGMMDGQVGVIRDALDETGHEDVAILAYTAKYSSAFYGPFREAVASSLQGDRKTYQQDPANARESLRELALDLEEGADMVMVKPAGPYLDILYRVAQAVDVPVSAYQISGEYAMIEAAAEKGWVERDRAIMETLTGIKRAGADTILTYWATEVAGWLRRER from the coding sequence ATGAGCGCGTACGGATCCTTCCCCGGCTCGCGGCCCCGCCGGCTGCGCACCACCCCTGCCATGCGGCGGATGGTCGCGGAGACCCGGCTGCACCCCTCCGACCTGATCCTCCCGGCGTTCGTCCGGGAGGGTCTGAGCGAGCCGCTGCCGATCAAGGCGATGCCGGGCGTGGTCCAGCACACCCGCGACACCCTGCGGAAGGCCGCCGCCGAGGCCGTCGAGGCGGGCGTCGCGGGCATCATGCTCTTCGGGGTTCCCGCCGACGAGAACAAGGACGCGCTGGGGACTGCGGGTACCGAGCCGGACGGCATCCTCCAGGTCGCGATCCGGGATGTGAAGGCGGAGGTCGGGGACGACCTGGTGATCATGTCGGACCTGTGCCTGGACGAGTACACCGACCACGGCCACTGCGGCGTCCTCGACGCGCAGGGGCGCGTCGACAACGACGCGACGCTGGAGCGGTACGCGGAGATGGCGCAGGTCCAGGCCGACGCGGGCGTCCACGTGGTCGGGCCGAGCGGCATGATGGACGGCCAGGTCGGCGTCATCCGGGACGCGCTGGACGAGACGGGCCACGAGGACGTCGCCATCCTCGCCTACACCGCCAAGTACTCGTCCGCGTTCTACGGGCCCTTCCGCGAGGCCGTCGCCTCCTCGCTCCAGGGCGACCGCAAGACCTACCAGCAGGACCCGGCCAACGCGCGCGAGTCGCTGCGCGAGCTGGCGCTCGACCTGGAGGAGGGCGCCGACATGGTGATGGTGAAGCCGGCCGGCCCGTACCTCGACATCCTGTACCGGGTCGCCCAGGCCGTCGACGTACCGGTGTCCGCGTACCAGATCAGCGGCGAGTACGCGATGATCGAGGCGGCCGCGGAGAAGGGCTGGGTGGAGCGCGACCGCGCCATCATGGAGACCCTGACCGGCATCAAGCGGGCGGGCGCGGACACGATCCTGACGTACTGGGCCACGGAAGTCGCGGGGTGGCTGCGGCGGGAGCGGTGA
- a CDS encoding DUF1876 domain-containing protein has protein sequence MSTLVGWHVELEFTEDGHRTTAAAMVRLGDGSEMRARGYAMRHPSDPAQLRVGEEIAGARALMDLASQMLQKAHGEIDEATGRHSYPLSP, from the coding sequence ATGTCCACACTGGTCGGGTGGCACGTGGAGCTCGAATTCACCGAGGACGGACACCGCACCACTGCGGCGGCCATGGTCAGACTCGGTGACGGCTCCGAGATGCGGGCGCGCGGTTACGCCATGCGTCACCCCTCCGACCCGGCGCAGCTGAGGGTCGGGGAAGAGATCGCGGGCGCGCGGGCGCTGATGGATCTCGCGTCCCAGATGTTGCAGAAGGCGCACGGAGAGATCGACGAGGCGACGGGCCGGCACTCCTACCCGCTGTCTCCCTGA
- a CDS encoding DUF397 domain-containing protein encodes MSIALKWFKSSYSTEQGGDCLEVAIAWQKSTYSGSEGGDCVEVATCPGTVHVRDSKVTDGPVLSLAPAAWTALAGWVAGR; translated from the coding sequence ATGAGCATCGCACTGAAGTGGTTCAAGTCCAGCTACAGCACCGAGCAGGGCGGCGACTGCCTGGAGGTCGCCATCGCTTGGCAGAAGTCCACCTACAGCGGCAGCGAGGGCGGCGACTGCGTCGAGGTCGCCACCTGCCCCGGTACCGTTCACGTCCGGGACTCCAAGGTCACCGACGGGCCGGTGCTGAGCCTCGCTCCCGCCGCCTGGACGGCGCTCGCCGGGTGGGTCGCGGGGCGGTAG
- a CDS encoding helix-turn-helix domain-containing protein yields the protein MPPRKRVPKNGTALKMVGAQVAVLRVRKGLTQRQLAKLVRMEEETIASIEQGRRALMPDVAEMMDRVLESGGVLAAGVEKLPAVDQVPEWAEGFMDLEREALALSSYQNQVIPGLLQTEAYAHAVFTNEIPALSQKKIAERVAVRMARQEILHRQDPPNLSYVISEAALRDQLGGPDIHREALLHLRACTDLHGVTVQVMPLGRHTHAGLSGPFVLIVTPDLQHLAYAETQRGSQLISDPNEVNILSAKYAMLRSQALNPEETTGLLDGLLGER from the coding sequence ATGCCGCCGAGGAAACGCGTACCGAAGAACGGCACCGCTCTGAAGATGGTCGGGGCGCAGGTGGCCGTACTCCGGGTCAGGAAGGGCCTGACACAGCGCCAACTGGCCAAGTTGGTGCGGATGGAAGAGGAGACGATCGCCTCGATCGAGCAGGGCAGACGCGCCCTGATGCCGGACGTGGCCGAGATGATGGACCGGGTCCTGGAGTCGGGCGGGGTGCTGGCGGCGGGGGTGGAGAAGCTGCCGGCGGTGGATCAGGTGCCGGAGTGGGCTGAGGGGTTCATGGACCTGGAGCGGGAGGCTCTCGCCCTGTCCTCGTACCAGAACCAAGTCATCCCTGGCCTGCTCCAAACCGAGGCCTACGCCCACGCGGTCTTCACCAACGAAATCCCGGCACTGAGTCAGAAGAAGATCGCAGAGCGCGTCGCTGTACGGATGGCCCGCCAGGAGATCCTGCACCGACAGGATCCGCCAAACCTGAGCTACGTGATCTCCGAGGCGGCGCTTCGAGACCAGTTGGGCGGTCCGGACATCCACCGCGAGGCGCTCCTGCATCTGCGCGCCTGCACCGATCTGCACGGCGTGACCGTCCAAGTGATGCCCTTGGGGCGTCACACTCACGCGGGTCTCTCAGGCCCCTTCGTCCTTATCGTGACACCGGATCTGCAACACCTTGCGTACGCCGAAACGCAACGTGGCAGCCAGCTAATCTCCGACCCCAACGAGGTCAACATCCTGTCGGCCAAGTATGCGATGCTGCGGTCTCAGGCCCTCAACCCGGAAGAGACAACGGGCCTGTTGGACGGGTTGCTAGGAGAGCGATGA
- a CDS encoding ATP-binding protein: MFSGLPTCARDVPVPARTNGSVRVVALHTVVTDGDDRPVIQEIEPARMRGRYFARSRQTVAAARQFTAETLDVWGVTQHRDDLLLCVSELAGNALRHGVPPGRYYRVRLRRYEGGLRLEVHDSGPGLSRTRVGDGYGLRIVEAVSDRWGVLPRQPGKSVWCEFGAPANGATGAGTGLRSMQGRPDGGTGTVIPYDYDCVCGPWEVSHVDVSQ, encoded by the coding sequence ATGTTTTCCGGACTCCCCACCTGCGCCCGCGATGTACCCGTGCCTGCCCGTACCAACGGATCGGTACGGGTGGTCGCCCTGCACACGGTAGTGACGGACGGCGACGATCGCCCCGTGATCCAGGAGATTGAACCCGCCCGGATGAGGGGCCGCTACTTCGCACGCTCCCGCCAAACTGTCGCCGCTGCCAGGCAGTTCACGGCAGAAACACTTGACGTGTGGGGTGTCACCCAACACCGCGACGACCTGTTGCTCTGTGTGAGCGAACTCGCGGGCAACGCCCTCCGCCACGGCGTCCCGCCCGGCCGGTACTACCGCGTCCGGCTCCGGCGGTACGAAGGCGGCCTGCGGCTGGAAGTGCACGACAGCGGACCCGGGCTGTCCCGCACCCGGGTCGGCGACGGGTACGGGCTGCGCATCGTCGAGGCGGTCTCGGACCGGTGGGGCGTGCTGCCCAGGCAGCCGGGCAAGTCGGTCTGGTGCGAGTTCGGCGCGCCGGCGAACGGGGCAACCGGCGCCGGCACCGGCCTGCGGTCGATGCAGGGTCGGCCCGACGGTGGGACTGGTACGGTAATCCCGTACGACTATGACTGCGTCTGTGGTCCATGGGAGGTCAGCCATGTCGATGTCAGCCAATGA
- a CDS encoding type II toxin-antitoxin system Phd/YefM family antitoxin, with protein MSMSANEARQRFYPLIRQVNEDHVPIEVTSREHGDVVIMSAEDFRSWQETVYLLRSPRNAQILMESIAELDAGQGQARELISVDDEEEAGSAA; from the coding sequence ATGTCGATGTCAGCCAATGAGGCCCGTCAGCGCTTCTATCCGCTGATCCGGCAGGTCAACGAAGACCACGTGCCCATAGAGGTCACGTCCCGGGAGCACGGTGACGTGGTGATCATGTCGGCTGAAGACTTCCGCTCTTGGCAGGAAACGGTCTATCTCCTGCGCTCGCCGCGAAACGCGCAGATCCTGATGGAATCGATCGCAGAGCTGGATGCCGGACAAGGCCAGGCCAGAGAGCTGATCAGCGTCGACGACGAGGAAGAAGCCGGGTCCGCCGCGTGA
- a CDS encoding Txe/YoeB family addiction module toxin, whose amino-acid sequence MKVVFSGRAWEQYTYWATADPKILKRINRLISEIRRTPFEGTGKPEPLKENLSGWWSRRITDEHRLVYRIQDQAVEVAQVRYHY is encoded by the coding sequence GTGAAAGTTGTCTTCTCGGGCCGGGCATGGGAGCAGTACACGTACTGGGCAACTGCCGACCCGAAGATCCTCAAGCGGATCAACCGCTTGATCAGCGAAATCCGGCGTACACCCTTCGAAGGCACTGGGAAGCCGGAGCCGCTCAAGGAGAACCTGTCGGGCTGGTGGTCTCGGCGGATCACCGACGAGCACCGGCTGGTGTACCGGATCCAGGACCAAGCAGTGGAGGTCGCACAGGTCCGGTACCACTACTGA
- a CDS encoding VOC family protein: MTGSYRPGTPCWIDLMVPDQQAALDFYAGLFGWTGEIGPPETGGYSVCEYKGQPVAGIMKAMNPDGSVPDPMPPAAWTTYLAVHDVHEVVRASTAAGGGTLVDPTEVMDLGRMAVLSDPTGAVYGIWQAGTFQGAGIVNEDNTLAWNELATSDPAKAAAYYARILPITPAASEMPGAEGYTELKVNDRVVGGMMSLDRHPKGTPPHWLPYFRVADADAAQTAAERAGGSVMAPAFDMPAGRMAVLADPQGAVFAVITPSEAPEQPDPM, from the coding sequence ATGACCGGCTCGTACCGGCCCGGCACCCCGTGCTGGATCGACCTGATGGTGCCCGACCAGCAAGCCGCCCTCGACTTCTACGCCGGCCTCTTCGGCTGGACCGGCGAGATCGGCCCGCCCGAGACCGGCGGCTACTCCGTCTGCGAGTACAAGGGGCAGCCGGTCGCCGGGATCATGAAGGCGATGAACCCGGACGGCTCCGTCCCCGACCCGATGCCCCCGGCCGCCTGGACCACGTACCTGGCCGTGCACGACGTGCACGAGGTGGTCAGAGCGAGCACCGCGGCCGGCGGCGGCACCCTGGTCGACCCGACCGAGGTCATGGACCTCGGCCGGATGGCCGTCCTCTCCGATCCCACCGGCGCCGTCTACGGCATCTGGCAGGCCGGTACCTTCCAGGGCGCCGGAATCGTCAACGAGGACAACACCCTCGCCTGGAACGAGCTGGCGACCAGCGACCCCGCCAAGGCCGCCGCGTACTACGCCAGGATCCTGCCGATCACCCCGGCCGCGTCCGAGATGCCGGGCGCCGAGGGCTACACCGAGCTCAAGGTCAACGACCGGGTCGTCGGCGGCATGATGTCCCTCGACCGTCACCCGAAGGGCACCCCGCCGCACTGGCTGCCGTACTTCCGCGTGGCCGACGCCGACGCGGCCCAGACCGCCGCCGAACGCGCCGGCGGCAGCGTCATGGCCCCCGCCTTCGACATGCCGGCCGGCCGCATGGCCGTCCTGGCGGACCCGCAGGGCGCCGTGTTCGCGGTGATCACGCCGAGCGAGGCTCCGGAGCAGCCGGACCCGATGTGA
- a CDS encoding NAD(P)H-dependent oxidoreductase produces MKAGVYLAHPRSGSFNHALFEAVTAELAARGCEVHAHDLYAEGFPPVLAAQETETVDAPAAATDPRVEAHRREVAGLDALVFVHPNWWGMPPAVLAGWVQRVLVPGVAYKLGTAQGEPAGLLRADRALVLNTSDTPEEREAGEFGDPLQRIWAACVLPYTGARDVRRRVFRTVSDSTPRQRTAWLAEARALAAALVTDPPAA; encoded by the coding sequence ATGAAGGCAGGCGTCTACCTGGCGCACCCGCGGAGCGGGAGCTTCAACCACGCGCTGTTCGAGGCCGTCACGGCCGAACTCGCCGCCCGCGGCTGCGAGGTGCACGCGCACGACCTGTACGCGGAGGGGTTCCCGCCGGTGCTCGCGGCGCAGGAGACGGAGACGGTCGACGCGCCCGCCGCCGCCACGGACCCGCGGGTCGAGGCGCACCGCCGCGAGGTCGCCGGCCTCGACGCGCTGGTCTTCGTCCACCCCAACTGGTGGGGCATGCCGCCGGCCGTCCTGGCCGGCTGGGTCCAGCGGGTCCTCGTCCCCGGCGTCGCCTACAAGCTCGGCACGGCGCAGGGGGAGCCCGCCGGCCTGCTGCGCGCCGACCGCGCGCTGGTCCTGAACACCTCGGACACCCCCGAGGAGCGGGAGGCGGGCGAGTTCGGCGACCCGCTGCAGCGCATCTGGGCGGCGTGCGTCCTGCCGTACACCGGCGCGCGCGACGTCCGCCGCCGCGTCTTCCGCACCGTCTCCGACTCCACACCGCGGCAGCGCACCGCCTGGCTGGCGGAAGCCCGCGCCCTGGCCGCCGCCCTGGTCACGGACCCGCCCGCCGCCTGA
- the argS gene encoding arginine--tRNA ligase, with amino-acid sequence MASVPSLASSVHQRVADALASALPEAGAADPLLRRSDRADFQANGILALAKKAKANPRELAATVVGGLDKGGVIEEIEVSGPGFLNITVSDRAIVETLAARAADDRLGVPVNPDAGTTVIDYAQPNVAKEMHVGHLRSAVIGAAMVEILEFTGEQVVRRHHIGDWGTQFGMLIQYLIEHPHELDHKAAEPAAGDADAAEAAGEEAMSNLNRLYKASRALFDADEEFKTRARARVVDLQAGDEQTLALWQRFVDESKIYFYSVFDKLDMDIRDADIVGESGYNDMLAETCRLLEESGVAVRSNGALCVFFDEYKGPDGQPTPLIVQKSDGGFGYAATDLSAIRDRVGSLKASTLLYVVDARQSLHFKMVFETARRAGWLQEGTKAVQLAFGTVLGADGKPFKTREGETVRLVDLLDEAVDRATAVVREKAEKAGLSEPEIVENGRHVGIGAVKYADLSTSAARDYKFDLDQMVSLNGDTSVYLQYAYARIRSIQRRLADTAPKAHPELPLAPAERAMGLHLDGFGELIADAAAEYAPHKLAAYLYQLASHLTAFYDQCPVMKADTPEQQENRLFLIDLTARTLAKGMGLLGIRTPEKL; translated from the coding sequence ATGGCCTCGGTCCCTTCCCTCGCCTCCTCCGTCCACCAGCGCGTCGCCGACGCCCTCGCCTCCGCCCTGCCGGAGGCCGGTGCGGCCGACCCGCTGCTGCGACGAAGCGACCGGGCCGACTTCCAGGCCAACGGCATCCTGGCGCTGGCGAAGAAGGCCAAGGCCAACCCGCGCGAGCTGGCGGCCACCGTCGTGGGCGGCCTCGACAAGGGCGGCGTCATCGAGGAGATCGAGGTCTCCGGCCCCGGCTTCCTCAACATCACCGTCTCCGACCGGGCGATCGTCGAGACGCTCGCGGCGCGCGCCGCCGACGACCGCCTCGGCGTCCCCGTCAACCCGGATGCCGGCACCACCGTGATCGACTACGCGCAGCCGAACGTGGCCAAGGAGATGCACGTCGGCCACCTGCGGTCGGCGGTCATCGGCGCGGCGATGGTCGAGATCCTCGAATTCACCGGCGAGCAGGTCGTGCGCCGCCACCACATCGGCGACTGGGGCACCCAGTTCGGCATGCTCATCCAGTACCTGATCGAGCACCCGCACGAGCTGGACCACAAGGCCGCGGAGCCGGCCGCCGGGGACGCCGACGCCGCCGAGGCGGCCGGCGAAGAGGCCATGTCCAACCTGAACCGGCTGTACAAGGCGTCGCGCGCGCTCTTCGACGCCGACGAGGAGTTCAAGACCCGCGCCCGCGCCCGCGTCGTCGACCTCCAGGCCGGCGACGAGCAGACCCTCGCCCTGTGGCAGCGGTTCGTCGACGAGTCGAAGATCTACTTCTACTCGGTCTTCGACAAGCTCGACATGGACATCCGCGACGCCGACATCGTCGGCGAGTCCGGCTACAACGACATGCTCGCCGAGACCTGCCGCCTGCTGGAGGAGTCCGGCGTCGCCGTCCGCTCCAACGGCGCGCTGTGCGTCTTCTTCGACGAGTACAAGGGCCCCGACGGCCAGCCCACCCCGCTGATCGTCCAGAAGTCCGACGGCGGCTTCGGCTACGCCGCCACCGACCTGTCGGCGATCCGCGACCGCGTCGGCAGCCTCAAGGCGAGCACCCTGCTGTACGTGGTCGACGCCCGGCAGTCGCTGCACTTCAAGATGGTCTTCGAGACCGCCCGCCGCGCCGGCTGGCTCCAGGAGGGCACCAAGGCCGTCCAGCTCGCCTTCGGCACCGTGCTCGGCGCCGACGGCAAGCCGTTCAAGACCCGCGAGGGCGAGACGGTCCGGCTGGTCGACCTGCTCGACGAGGCCGTCGACCGGGCCACGGCCGTCGTCCGCGAGAAGGCGGAGAAGGCCGGCCTGAGCGAGCCCGAGATCGTCGAGAACGGCCGGCACGTCGGCATCGGCGCCGTCAAGTACGCCGACCTGTCCACGTCCGCCGCGCGCGACTACAAGTTCGACCTCGACCAGATGGTCTCGCTCAACGGCGACACCTCCGTCTACCTCCAGTACGCGTACGCCCGCATCCGGTCCATCCAGCGCCGCCTCGCCGACACCGCGCCCAAGGCGCACCCGGAGCTGCCGCTGGCGCCGGCCGAGCGCGCGATGGGCCTGCACCTCGACGGCTTCGGCGAGCTCATCGCCGACGCCGCCGCCGAGTACGCCCCGCACAAGCTCGCCGCGTACCTGTACCAGCTCGCCTCGCACCTGACCGCCTTCTACGACCAGTGCCCCGTCATGAAGGCCGACACCCCGGAGCAGCAGGAGAACCGCCTCTTCCTGATCGACCTGACGGCGCGGACCCTGGCCAAGGGCATGGGCCTGCTGGGCATCCGCACCCCCGAGAAGCTCTGA